TGCCCATGTAGTCGGTGTCCAGGGTGACCTCGCGGGTGACGCCCCGGATGGTCAGGTCGCCGGTGACGACCCAGCCCTTGTCGACGCTGGTGCTGCGGAACGTCAGCTCGGGGAAGTTCTCCACGTCGAGGAAGTCGGGGCTGCGGAGGTGCTCGTCGCGCTTGCCGTCCTTGGTCTCGATGGAGTCGGCCTTGATGGTCACCTGCACCGCGGAGTCCTCGGGGGTCTCGCCGACGGTGATGGTGCCCTCGAACTCGTTGAAGTGGCCGCGGACCTTGGTGACGACGAGGTGGCGGGCGACCGCTTCGACGGAGCTGTGGGACCCGTCGATGGTGTAGACGCCAGCAGCGGGGAAGGGCTGGCCCGCGACGGTGCGGTCGAGGGCGTCGGTGGTGGTGGTGGTGGACATGTTGCGCTCCTGTGTGGTCGAGGGCCCGGTGGCCCGTCGGCGAGTGATAGTTGGAAACGTAACAGTTGAACGTTGAACTAGCAACCCCGATGTCGGTGATATCGGTGGAATCCTGTTTCGGGGGCCCCCGCTGATACGCTCCCGCCTAGCTGTACACACCCCTCCCGGCCAAGGGTTCCGATGGTCGGTGACGATCTCCGCACTTGGGAGCAGGACCGATGAGCACGATGACTCCGCGCAGCGACGACGGCGCGATCAAGCCCCTCGAGAAGGCGCCGGTTCCGCACCGCCAACGCCCGAAGATGTGGGTCCGTGACTTCTACGGCACGGCCATGGGCAAGAAGTACGTCATGGCGCTGACGGGCATCATCGGCCTCGGGTTCATCGTCATGCACGCCGTCGGCAACCTGCACGTGTTCGAGGGCGCGGAGAAGTTCACCGAGTACGGCGAGGGCTTGCGCGACCTCGGTGAGCCCTTGGTCCCGCGGACGTTCCTGCTGTGGCTCGGCCGCCTGGGCCTGCTGGGCGCGCTGGTCGGCCACGTGCACGCCGCGTACTCGCTGACGCTGATGAACCGCAAGAAGCGTCCCGTTGCCTACCAGGCACCGCGGGAGTACATCGCCGCCGACTACGCCTCCCGCACGATGATCTACACCGGCACGATCGTGCTGGCCTTCATCCTCTTCCACCTCGCCGACCTGACGTGGGGCCTGGCGAACCCGGACTACGTCCGCGGCGCGATCACCAACAACCTCGTTGCCAGCCTGTCCCGCATCCCCGTGGCGATCTTCTACCTGGTCGCGGTCCTGGCCCTCGGCATGCACATCTTCCACGGCACCTGGTCGCTGTTCCAGACCATGGGATGGTCCAGCAAGCGCTTCAACCCCTGGCGTCGCTACCTGGCCATCGGGCTGGCCGTGGTGGTCACGAGCATCAACCTGACCTACCCGCTCGGGACGATGTTCGGCGTGATCGACTGCGGCGAGGAGTGCGAAGCCATCGCCGAGGAGTTCTCCGCCGAGTAGTCCGGCGCACGAACGGCTGACGAGAAGAAACCGAGAGGAACGACATGACCGTGCTCGACTCCAGGGTCCCCGACGGCCCGCTTGCGGACAAGTGGACCAACCACAAGTTCGACATGAAGCTCGTCAACCCCGCCAACAAGCGGAAGTACGAGATCATCGTGGTCGGCACCGGCCTCGCCGGTGGCGCCGCCGCGGCCACCTTCGGTGAGCTCGGCTACAACGTGAAGTGCTTCACGTTCCACGACTCGCCCCGCCGCGCCCACTCCATCGCCGCGCAGGGTGGCATCAACGCCGCGAAGAACTACCACGGCGACGGCGACTCGGTCTATCGCCTGTTCTACGACACCATCAAGGGCGGCGACTACCGCGGTCGCGAGGAGAACACCTACCGCCTCGCGGAGGTCTCCAACAACATCATCGACCAGGCGGTCGCCCAGGGCGTGCCGTTCGCCCGTGAGTACGGCGGCCTGCTGGACAACCGCTCCTTCGGTGGCGCCCAGGTCAGCCGGACGTTCTACGCCCGCGGCCAGACCGGCCAGCAGCTGCTCCTCGGGGCCTACCAGGCGCTGGCACGCCAGATCAGCCTCGGCACCGTCGACATGCACATCCGCTCGGAGATGCTCGACGTCGTCGTCAAGGACGGCCAGGCCTGTGGCATCGTCACCCGTGACCTCCTGACCGGCGAGATCGCCTCCCACTCCGCGCACGCCGTGGTGCTGGCGACCGGTGGCTACTCCAACGTCTACTACCTGTCGACCAACGCGATGGCGTCCAATGTCACCGCCGCGTGGCGGGCACACCGCAAGGGCGCGTTCTTCGCCAACCCCTGCTACACCCAGATCCACCCGACCTGCATCCCCTCCAGCGACGAGCACCAGTCCAAGCTCACGCTGATGAGCGAGTCGCTGCGCAACGACGGCCGCATCTGGGTGCCCAAGAACATCGACGACACGGGCAAGCCGGCGGCGGACATCGCCGAGTCGGACCGGGACTACTACCTGGAGCGCAAGTACCCCTCCTTCGGCAACCTGGTCCCGCGCGACGTCGCGTCCCGCAACGCCAAGGCGGTCGTCGACGCCGAGCTCGGCATCGGCCCGCTCAAGAACGGCGTGTACCTGGACTTCTCCGACGCGATCAACCGCCTCGGCGAGGACACCATCGCGGCCCGCTACGGGAACCTGTTCGAGATGTACGAGCGGATCACGGGCGAGAACCCCTACCAGCGTCCGATGCGCATCTTCCCGGCCCCCCACTACACCATGGGTGGGCTGTGGGTGGACTACGAGCTGCAGACCACCGTGCCCGGCCTGTTCGCCGCGGGTGAGGCCAACTTCTCCGACCACGGCGCCAACCGCCTCGGGGCCTCGGCCCTGATGCAGGGCCTGTCCGACGGTTACTTCGTGCTGCCGTACACGATCGGCAACTACCTGGCCCCGAAGCTTGGGGAGAAGGTCGTGCCGACCGACGACCCGGTCTTCAAGCAGGCCGAGGCCGAGGTCACCGACGGGATCAACAAGTACCTGTCGGTCAAGGGCACGCGGACCGTCGACTACTTCCACCGCGAGCTCGGCAAGATCATGTGGGACGAGTGCGGCATGGCCCGCAACGCCAACGGCCTGCAGAAGGCGCTGAGCGAGATCAAGGCCCTCCGCGAGGAGTTCGAGACCGACGTGCGGGTGCTCGGCAGCGCCGACACCATGAACATGTCGATCGAGAAGGTCAACCGCGTCGCGGACTTCTTCGAGCTCGGTGAGCTGATGTGCCAGGACGCGCTGATGCGCGAGGAGTCCTGCGGCGGCCACTTCCGCGAGGAGCACCAGACCGAGGAAGGCGAGGCCAAGCGCGACGACGAGAACTTCCAGTTCGTCGGCGCGTGGGAGTTCACCGGCGACACCGGGAACGCCAACCTCCACAAGGAAGAGCTCGTCTTCGAGAACGTCACCCCGACCACCCGCTCGTACAAGTAGGCGATCACCTGATGAAGCTCACCCTGAAGGTCTGGCGGCAGCCGTCCCCCGACGCGGCCGGATCGTTCGAGACCTACCAGCTCAACGAGGTCAGCGAGGACAGCTCCTTCCTGGAGATGCTCGACCAGCTCAACGAACAGCTGGTCAACGACGGCAAGGAGCCCGTCCACTTCGACCACGACTGCCGCGAGGGCATCTGTGGGTCGTGTGGCCTGATGATCGACGGGCAGGCCCACGGGCCCCAGCGGTCGACAGCCACCTGCCAGCTGCACATGCGCCAGTACACCGACGGTGACACCATCACCGTCGAGCCGTGGCGCGCGTCGGGCTTCCCCGTCATCAAGGACCTCGCGGTCAACCGCTCGGCCTTCGACCGGATCATCGAGGCGGGCGGGTACATCACCGTGCCGACCGGCTCGGCGTCGGACGCCAACCTGACCCCGGTCCCAAAGGACATCGCCGACGACGCCTTCGACGCGGCGGCCTGCATCGGCTGCGGCGCCTGTGTCGCCGCGTGCCCCAACGGTGCGGCCCAGCTGTTCACGTCAGCCAAGATGAGCCAGCTGAACATGCTGCCCCAGGGCCAGGCCGAGAAGACCGACCGCACCCTCAACATGGTCGAGACCATGGAGGCGTTCTTCGGTTCCTGCACCAACATCGGCGAGTGCTCGGTGTCGTGCCCCAAGGACATCTCGCTGGACTACATCGCCCAGATGAACAAGGACTACCTGAAGGCCAAGTTCAGCGGCTGAAATGGTGGCGGGGTTGTTGGTTGGTCCTCGCTCCGCCGTTGTTGGTTGGTCCTCGCTTCGCTCGTCGGGTCCTCGGGCTCTGACCCGACGAATCGCTCCCTCGATTCTCGGCCCTCGCTTCGCATCGGGCGCTCCGAGCCTCGCTCGCGTTTCGTCGGCGCCCTGCGGCGGTGCGTAGGCACCTCGGCAGGCGCCGCACACGACCGGTGTGCGCGTTCGGCGTCGCCTCAGGCTGCCCATGTCGCACACCCTCAGCCGGTGTGTGACATACACGCCGGAGGAAGGTCGCCATGTCGCACGAACCCTCACCCCGGGTGCGGTCGACCACCCTCGGAGCAGCTCAACGCACACGCCACCTGGACCACCGCAGCCGGACCGGGCACTGACCGCCGCAGGGCGCCGGCGATCCGTGAGCAAGACTCACAGCCACGAGCTTGCGAGAGGCGAGAATCGGCGGAGCGGATCGTCGGGTCAGAGCCCGAGGACCGTCCGAGCGCAGCGAGGCAGTGTGAAAGGACCCGACGAGCGAAGCGAGGACCAACAAACAACGGCGCAGCGAGGACCAACCAACACCACAACCACCAGTTAGCCCAGCGTTGCCCTTGCGCGGGCCATGGCGTGGCGGACGACGGAGGCCATCGCGACCTTGACCTGGGCCTTGTCGCGGGCGTCGGTCAGCATGACGGGCGTGTCCTCGCCGACCTGGAGGGCGTCGCGGACGGCCTCGGGGGAGTGCAGGACCTGGCCGTCGAAGCAGTTGATCGCGACGACGAACGGCACGCCGCGCTGCTCGAAGTAGTTGATCGCCGGGAAGCACTCCTCCAGGCGGCGGGTGTCGACCAGCACGATGGCGCCGACGGCACCCTGGGTCAGGTCGTCCCACATGAAGCTGAACCGGTCCTGCCCGGGGGTACCGAACAGGTACAGGTACAGGTCGTTGCCCAGCGAGATGCGGCCGAAGTCCATGGCCACGGTCGTGTGGGTCTTGCGCTCACCGACGATGGAGGTGTCGTCGACGCCGAGGCTGGCCTCGGTCATCGGGACCTCCGTGGTGAACGGGGTGATCTCGGTGACGGCGGTGACCATGGTCGTCTTGCCGACGCCGAAGCCTCCGGCGATCACGATCTTGACCGACGTCGGGCCGCGACGCACGGGGCGTGGTGGCGAGGTGTGCATCGAGTTGGCCTCGTTGTGGGAAGAGCTCTGGTTGTGGGAGGGGCTCTGGGAGGAGTACGTGGCGGTCATGGTTACAGGGCCTCGATTCCGTCGAGCAGTTCACCGAGGAGGGTGATGTCACGGTGGGCGGGGACGGCGGCCGGGGCCTCCACGGCGCCGGAGTGGGTGATCAGGCCGTATGCGAGCAGGTCGCCGAGCAGCACCCGGATGACCCCGAGGGGAACGTCGAGGCCGGCGCTGAGGTCAACCAGGGACTGCGGCGTCCGGCACTGCTCCAGCAGCTCGAGCTGCTCGGGGCCGATGTCGTCGCCGGGCTGGACACCGCTGGCGACGACCATGGACTCCATGGACAGGTTGGCCTCGGCATGCGTCCTGCCGCCGACGAGGGCGTAGGGACGAAGTCGGCGTGCTCCGGTCACGTCTTGATCACCCTCACCTTGGAAGCTGCGCGCGAAGGTCCTCGATCAGCTGGGGGCTGAGCGCGGTGCCCACCTGATCGCCCAGCGTGCGCATCTCGTGACCGATGAGTCCGATGTCGCTGCCGGCGGTGGCGAGCACGGCCAGGACCGCACCGTCACGCAGCGACGTGAGGACGATGTAGCCGTTGTCGTAGGCCACCATGACCTGCTTGAGGGTGCCGGCGTCGAACACGCGGGACGCGCCACGGGTGATCGATGCCAGCGAGGATGCAACGGCGGCCACGCGGTCGGCGGTGGCACGGTCGAGGCCTTCGGAGGCGGCGATGAGCAGGCCATCGATGCTGACGACGACCGACTCGATCACGCCGGGCGTGCGGCTGCTGAATCCGCTGAGGAGCCAGTTGAGGTCGGTTCCGGCGTTCACTTGGCGCTGTCCCGCTGAGGGAACGGTGTTGACCACGACGAGGTACCTCCGAAGGGGGTGGTGGGGGGAGTGGGGTCGGCGGCTGCCGGGGTGTCGTCGACGGGCGCTGCTGGTGCCGCAGGCGCTGGTGGTGCCGAAGGCGCTGGTGGGAACCCGGCCGGACCCGGTGCCTGGGGCTGGAACCCGGGCTGGGACGTGGCGACGGGCAGTCGGTCGGTCGTGACCTCGGGGGTCGGCGCCGGGGGAGGACCCGAGGCGAAGTCGGAGTCGAAGCCGCTGATCAGGTCGGCCACGGCGGCGGGGTCGAAGTCGACGGTCCTGCCGTTGCTGGCCCGGGCCAGGCTGATGCCGCTGGCCGGTTCGTCGCCCGACGGCTGCCGCTGGGGCAGGAGGGGGGCACGCGTGGGCAGCGTGCTGGCGACGGGCTGCACGTCGGGGGGCAGGGGCGGTGGCGTGGACGGGCTGGCGTCGAGCAGCCGCTGCATCACCGAGAGGGCGTCTGGTGCGGCGTCCTCGGCGAAGCGCGCTGGTCCCGCAGCCGGTGCCGGCTCGGGGGCCCGTTCCACCGGCGGCGTGGCCGACAGCAGTGCGGCGGGCTGCACAGGACCGGTGGGGGTGGCTGGCTCGGCTTGCTGGGCCACGACCGAGGCCAGGCCGGCCGGACCGGTGCGGGCCTGCGGCGGGGTGACGAAGAGGCTGTCCGGAAGCCACACGAGCACGTGCAGGCCGGCCGGTTCGCCGGGACGGATGTCGATGGCGACGCCCAGGCGCTGGGCCAGCAGGCCAACGACGTAGAGGCCCAGCCGGCGGGACTCCGCAGCTTCCAGCAGCGGTGGGGCCATCAGGCGTGCCTTGGCCTCCTCCAGGTCCTGGGCGTCCATCCCGAGGCCGCGGTCGGTGACGGTGACGGTGACGCCGCTCGCCTCACGAGCCGTGGTGACCGTCACGCGAGTGTTGGGCGGGGAGAAGTTCGTGGCGTTCTCGACCAGCTCGGCGAGCAGGTGCGACAGCGGGGTCGCGGCGTAGCCCTTGACGTCGACCGGAATGCCGACGCGAACATCGACGCGCGCGTACTGCTCGGTCTCGGCTGCTGCGGTACGGATCACGTCCACGAGCGGCTGGTGGGACGCGTCCCCGGACCCGGGCAGCTGGCCGGTCGACAGCAGCAGCAGGTTCTCGGCGTTGCGACGCATGCGGGTGGCGAGGTGGTCCAGGCGGAACAGCTGCGAGAGCTGCTCGGCGTCCTCCTCACGGTCCTCCATGCTCTCCAGCAGCGACAGCTGCCGCTCCACCAGCGACTGCTCGCGTCGAGCCACGTCGGAGATGGTCTGGGCCACGCCGTGGCGGGTCCGTGCCTGCTCCAGGGCCACCGTGGTGGCCTGGTCGGTGGCGGCACCCAGGGCCCGGGCGAGGTCGCCCAGCTCGTCGCGTCGGTTCAGGAGCTCGGTGCTGACGGCATCGTCGAGGACGCTGGTGTCCACCTCCTCGCCACGCCCGACCGCCTCCACCGTGCTCGGCAGGGCGGTGGCGATGCGGCTGGCCAGGGTCGTCAGTCGGTTCAGCGGGCGAACCACGCTGCGGCTGAGGGCGTACACGAGGTAGGCGCCGAAGAGGAGGGCGAGCACGACGAGCCCGCCGATGACGAAGGTGGTGCGTGTCGCCTCGGTCTGGAGGTCGTCGGCCGCGGACAGGCTGGTCGCCGCCATCTGCTGCTCGACGGTGCGCAGGGTGCGTGCGGTGTCCCGGTTGTCCGCGGCGATCTCGTCGATGGCGCCGAGGTTCCCGGCCTGGAGTCCGCCGGCAACGCGCGAGACCTCGCTGGACGGATCGATGTCGGCGGTCTGCTCGAGCAGCGCGACCTCGTCGTCGGTGGCGAGCCGGCGGAGGGAGTCCAGCCACAGTGCCTGCTGGTTGGCCTGCGCGGACACCCGCCGACCGGCGGTGCCCGAGTCGATGCTGCCGGCCACGGCCAGCAGGATGGTGTCACCACGGTCGAGGGCGGTGGCCTTCAGACGGGCGTACGCAGCGCTGGCGAGCAGCCGGGTGTGGATGACCGGGTTGGTCACCTCGGGGATCAGGATGTCGTCGATGCCGAGCAGCGCGCCGACGGGCACGTCGTAGGCCTGCTGGACCTGGGCGTCGAGCATGCTCCCGGCGTCGATGTCACCACGACGGACAACGAGGTCGTCGGCGGCGTCGAGTGCCCGCTGGAGAGCGTCGGCGACCGGGCCGGACAGCCCGTCCGTCAGCTCGGGGGAGGCCAGCTCGTGCAGCCGGGCCAGGCTGGTGTCGGTCGTGGACCGTGCGGCCTGCAGGTCCTCGCCGGACATGTCCATGCCACCGTCGTCGCCGATGTGGAAGGCTTCCAGGGTCCTCGTGCGCTCGATCTGCAGGTCGTGGACGAGCGAGTACTGCGCGTCCGCGAGGTCCACCAGCGAGGCGAACTGCTGGGTCTGGGCCAGCACCTCGGTGCTGGCCCGCAGCTGGATGCCGGAGAGGGCCAGCAGGGCCACGGCCGGCACGAGCATCAGGGTCATCAACCGAAGGCGGATGCTGCTGCGCATGTGTGTGGTTCTTCCGTTCAGTGGCGACGTCGGACGTGGGGAGGTGTCCCTTTCCCCACTTCTTCGGTCGAAGGGCCGGTCACCTTGAGGGAACGGTCGCCTCGTGCCGGTGGGTGATGCGCTGTGCGCCGGCGGGCCCGCGGCCTGCGGCCGCCAGCAGCGCGGCCGGCAGCTCCTCGATGCGGTCCTTCAGCACGAACGGAACCTGCAGCTCGGCTTCGTACCGTTCGAGCTCCGGCGCGGATGTGGCGGACCAGAAGATGAACCGTTGATCGGGCAGCTGGCGTCGCACGGCGACCACCACGTCGGGCCCCGACACCTCGGGCATCATGACGTCGCAGAGCACGAGGTCGGGGCCGAGCTCACCGATCTCGGCGATGGCCGTCTCGCCCTCGGCGGCTTCGCCGATCACGATCAGGTCGGTACCGCTGGACTCGAGGATCCGGCCGGCGAGCAGCCGCATCGCGGGGTCGTCGTCGACGATGTACACGGTCAGCGACTCGGCGTCGCTGGGGACGACGACGCTGCGGTCCAGCACCTCTGGTCGCTGCTCCTCCGGGACGCCCTTGCGCTCTCGCTTGTCGGCCAGCATGGCTTCGTCGGCCTTCACGACCAGGTCGAGGTCGAGCGCCTCGCCCGGCGCGGCGATCGCCCAGCCGACGCTGGCACCGATCTCGGCTGGACCGCCAGTGGTCACGTAGACCTGGTTGAGCAGCTCCTGCAGTCGTTGGGCGATGTGGGTGACCTCGAGGTCGGCCATGCCCGGGTGCAGGTCCTCGCAGAGGACGACGAACTCGTCGCCGCCGAGACGAGCCGCGGTGTCGGAGGAGCGCAGGGTCGACCGCAGGCGAAGCGCCACCTGCACGAGCACCTCGTCGCCCACGGCGTGGCCGAGGCGGTCGTTGACGCCCTTGAAGCCGTCGAGGTCCACGACGATCAGGCCGGTCCCGGCCCCGCGTCGCACCGCCGTCTGGTGGGCCTCGGCGAGGCGGTCCATCAGCATGGTGCGGTTGGGCAGACCGGTCAGGCCGTCGTGCAGCGCCCGGTGTCGCAGCTGTGTGGTCTCGGCGCGGGAGGCCACCTCGGCCTCGTGCCGCTCGGTGACGTCGGTGACGGTGATGACCACGGCCGGGTCCTCCGGGGCCTGGCTGCCGGGCAGCAGTCGCGTGGAGGTGTTGACCCAGCGGAAGGTGCCGTCGGGGCGTTCCATGCACAGCAGCAGGTCATCGACGGGGCAGCCCTCGAGGGCACGCCTGCCCGGAAGGTCCTCGGTCGTGATGGGCCGGCCGTGGCGATCGGTGAAGGCGAAGCCCTCGAGGCTGTCGGCCCGACCCAGCGTCGCCTCGGCATCGATCGCGAACAAGTGACACGCGGCCGGGTTGATCCGGAGGACGCGGCCTGCCCCGTCGAGCACGACCAACGCCTCGGCCAACGAGTCGAGGATGGTCCTGTGGGTCGCCTCGGCCTTCGCTGCCCGGTCTCGTTGTTGTGCCAGCCGCTGCGCCACGACCTGGATGAGGCAGATGGCGAGTGCTGCGGCGACGACCAGGGACTGGGCAGTGGCCGCGATCACGGTGGACAGCACGACGAGCACGGCGAGGTCGAGCTGCGGGGTGGCCGAACGCTCGCGACGCCGCCACAGGCCTGCCAAACCCGCAGAGAGGGCCAGCGACCCGATCGCCGCGACGAGTCGGCTGGAGTCCAGGAGTGGGACGACGGCTGCCACACCGGCAAGCGCGGCGAGCAGGAAGGCGGGCCGACGATGCAGCACGGCGAGGAACGCCACGGCTCCGACCGGGGACCACGTGGGACTCCCAGCGGCAACCGGGGCCAACGCCAGCGCCTGGAGCGCACCGGTGCCCGCGGCGACCAGGAGGAAGGCTGCTGCAGCGCGGGGACGAGGGAGGGGGGTCATGGTGAGAGCGGTGCCATCTCATCGACACGCGCGGCGCGGACCTGAGCACAGGGCAGGCCGATGACCACGCGGGCTCCGCCGCCCGGGGCGTCCTCGAGGTGTATTCGTCCCTCCATGCGTTCGAGCTGGGCGCGAGCAAGCGTCAGTCCGATGCCAGTGCCCGCAACGGTGCCTGCCTGGGCATCGTGGCCGCGATGGAATCGCTGGAACACCCGTTCGCGGTCGTCGGGTGCCACCCCGGGCCCGTGGTCGTCCACCACGATCTCGATCATGTCCGGCCCCGCGGCCGGACGGACGCGGACATGGACCGGGGCGTCCTCGGGGGAGTAGCTGGCGGCGTTGTCCAGCACGTTGTGCAGGGCTCGGCGGACGGCCACCGGGTCGCCGCTGGCTGTGGGGGCCGATCCATCGATCGTGACGTCGATCCGGTTCGCGAACGGCAAGCGCTCGATGACGTCGTCGAGCAGGCGTTCGAGGTCGAGGTCCATCGTGACCGGCGGAGGCTGTTCGTGCTCCAGTCGGGCGAACTCCAGCACCTCCTGCAGCAGGTCCGACATCGACTCCGCGCCCCGTGCGAGCTGGCCGACGAAGTCCTTGCGGTCCTCCTCGCTCAGCTCGTGGCTGTGATGCTCCAGCAACGAGGCGAACCCCCGGATCGAGGTCAGCGGCGTGCGCAGCTCGTGGGACACCGTGACCAGGAACTCGGTTCGTGACTGGTCGGTGCGCCGCAGCTCCTCGTTGGCTGCCTCGAGCTCGGCCTGGCTGCGCCGCAGGTCAGCGGTGCGAACCTCGACCTGCACCTGCGCGGAGGCCTCACGGGTCCGGAGCACGTGCCCGAGGACCGCGATGACGATGGTCAGCAGCAGCCCGGCAACGCCGAGGGCGACCACCGGCCACCGGTTGGTCCGGGCGAAGGCGGGCGTCGGTGCGGTGCGCACCTCCCACGTGCGTCCGGCCACCTCCAGCCGGGCGGAGGAGATCGTGGCCGTGGACGGATCCCCGACGAGGAGCGTCGGCTCGATCGATCCGCCGGCGCCGGGGCCGAGGTCCCAGACCTGGACGTCCAGGCCGAGGGCGTCGGCTGGGCCCCGCTCGATGAGCGCGGCAGGCTCCACCGCGGCCAGCAGTCCCCCCACGAACTCCTCACGCCGTGCGTCGACCGTCGGGGGGATGTCGCCGGTGCGATAGGTCGGGACGAACAGGATGACGGCGGCGGGGTCGTCGGGCACGACGAGCTCCACCGCCGCGCTGACGGTGATCAGGCCGGTGTCCCTCGCGCCCTCGATCCCGAGCAGCCGGCGGGGTTCGCTGGCGAGGTCGAACCCGAGGGCGCTGCTGTTGGGTTCCGAGGGGACGACGCGTTCGACGACATAGGCACGATCCGTCGGGGTGGGGTGGACCGTCACATCCACGCCGTCGCGGTCGCTGATGGCGTTCTCGTAGGCGGCGAGGGCTCGTCGGTCGACGTGCCGGAAGAGGGCCACGGCCCGCGCGAGTGGGATGGTGCCCTGGGCGAACCCGTTCTCGAGGGTCGTGGTCAGCTCGCGGGTGTGGATGGGCCAGTCGTGGAGGACCGGGTGCGCCACCGCGTGGTCGGCTGGATGGGCCAGCGCCTGTGTCGTGGCGGTGTCGCGCATGGCGATCAGCGACGACTCGAGGGCATGGAGGTCGGCGTGGAGCGCCGCGAGCAGGGCGTCGGTGGCCCGGTCGACCTGGTCGGCGTGGTCGCGTCCCATCGAGGTGGCCAGGCCCACGGTCACGAGACCGGTCAGGAGCAGGCCGAGCACCACGGCAAGGGTGGCCGCTCGTTGGAAGACCGCTCGCTGGAGGACGTGGGGCATGTCGAGGGTCCACTCGGCCCGTGGCGGCCGAACCTGAGCGGCAGGCCCGCCGATCCCGAAAAAGAGGGGTCAGGAACGCTGCGCGGTCCTGAGCACGTCCTGGGCGGCGCGTGTCGGGCTGCGGGTGCCGGCACGAACGGACTGCGCCGCCTGGTCCAGGGCCGCGGCAGAGGCCGGGTCGGCCCGGAACGCCGCCAGCAGACCCTCGACGACCTGGTCGTGGAGCCACTGCAGGTCCTGCTGGCGTCGCAGCACCGCCAGCTGACCGGACGTCGTCATGTGGTCGTGGTGTGCAGCGACGGCGTCGGCGACCTCCTCGATCCCGCGGCCCTCCAGGGCAGAGGTGAGCACGACGGCCGGGTCCCAACCCGGGTGCCGTCGTCGCAGCAGGGCAAGGCCCTGGCGGGCATCGGCCGCGGCCATGCGCGCTGCCGGGGCGAGGTTGCCATCGGCCTTGGTGACCACGACGACGTCGGCCAGCTCCATCACCCCGCGCTTGATGCCCTGCAGGTCGTCCCCTGCGCCCGGGGGAAGCAGCAGCACCATCGTGTCGATGATGCCGGCGACCGCCGTCTCGGACTGCCCGACCCCGACGGTCTCGACCATCACCTGGTCGAACCCGGCGGCCTCGCACAGCAGCAGGACCTCGCGTGTCCGCCGTGCGAGGCCCCCGAGGGAGTCGCCGGCGGGCGAGGGTCGGATGAAGGCCTCCGGCCGTGCGGCCAGCCGCGGCATCCGGGTCTTGTCGCCCAGGATCGACCCGCCCGACTGGGTGGAGGAGGGGTCCACTGCCAGGACGGCGACCCGTTGGCCCCGGGCCTCGATCTGGTGCAGGCCGTAGGCCTGCAGGAACGTCGACTTGCCGGCGCCGGGCGGTCCGGAGACGCCCAGGCGGATCGACGTGCCGGTGTGCGGGAGCACCGCGTCGAGCAGGGCCGCTGCCCGGGTGCGATGGTCGGGCCGGGTCGACTCGACGAGGGTGATGGCACGGGCCAGCGCCCGCCGGTCACCCTCGACCAGGCGGGCTGCCAGCGTCTCGACCGACGGCGCCTCAGGCATCGAGCAGGGACAGGACCTCACGTGCAG
The nucleotide sequence above comes from Euzebya pacifica. Encoded proteins:
- the meaB gene encoding methylmalonyl Co-A mutase-associated GTPase MeaB, with the protein product MPEAPSVETLAARLVEGDRRALARAITLVESTRPDHRTRAAALLDAVLPHTGTSIRLGVSGPPGAGKSTFLQAYGLHQIEARGQRVAVLAVDPSSTQSGGSILGDKTRMPRLAARPEAFIRPSPAGDSLGGLARRTREVLLLCEAAGFDQVMVETVGVGQSETAVAGIIDTMVLLLPPGAGDDLQGIKRGVMELADVVVVTKADGNLAPAARMAAADARQGLALLRRRHPGWDPAVVLTSALEGRGIEEVADAVAAHHDHMTTSGQLAVLRRQQDLQWLHDQVVEGLLAAFRADPASAAALDQAAQSVRAGTRSPTRAAQDVLRTAQRS